CCTTAGCAAATAAGTTTGCAGAAAATTATGAAGTTCATTTAATAGATCAGCGTAATCATGGTAGAAGTTTTCACTCAGATAACTTTGACTATGAAGTAATGGTGGAAGATTTGTCGAATTATATTGATTTTCATCAATTTAGTCGAGTAAACTTAATTGGGCATTCTATGGGTGGAAAAGTGGCTATGTTATTTGCAGTAACCCATCCCGAAAAAATGAATAAATTGATTGTTGCTGATATTGGTCCCAAGTTTTATCCTCGGCATCACGATGTGATTTTTGAAGGTTTATCGGCGATTGATTTTTCAAAACAAAAAACGAGAGGTGCGGTTGAGGAAGTTTTAAAAAAATACATTTCAGATTGGGGTATACGTCAATTTTTACTTAAGAATGTGTACTGGAAAACAAAAGAGCAACTTGCATTTAGATTTAATTTGGAGGGGCTAATTGAGAATATTGATGAAATAGGGGCTCCTTTACCTTCTTTATCAGTATTTGAAGGTGATACCTTATTTTTAAAAGGAGAAAATTCAGGTTATATTGCAGATAGTGATATTTCATTAATTACGGCTCATTTTCCAAAAGCAACAGTGAAAACTGTCAAAAAAGCAGGACATTGGCTGCATGCAGAGAATCCTAATGATTTTTACAGCTATGTTGTCAGTTTTTTAAACGAATAG
The nucleotide sequence above comes from Aureibaculum algae. Encoded proteins:
- a CDS encoding alpha/beta fold hydrolase, producing the protein MEVLYSKIQGQGEPLIILHGLLGMSDNWKTLANKFAENYEVHLIDQRNHGRSFHSDNFDYEVMVEDLSNYIDFHQFSRVNLIGHSMGGKVAMLFAVTHPEKMNKLIVADIGPKFYPRHHDVIFEGLSAIDFSKQKTRGAVEEVLKKYISDWGIRQFLLKNVYWKTKEQLAFRFNLEGLIENIDEIGAPLPSLSVFEGDTLFLKGENSGYIADSDISLITAHFPKATVKTVKKAGHWLHAENPNDFYSYVVSFLNE